The stretch of DNA CATGCGCTCGAAGAGTTGATCCACGTCATCGTCGCCGAATCCGAGCGTGGCCAGCATCGCGCGCGCGGCATCGCGGGTCTCGCTGGCGCGTTCGATGCCGGCGACCGGATGCTCGAGGCCACGTCGCAATGCCAGGCGCGTGGCCGTATAGAGGTCGGCCAGCAGGCGATCCTTCCAGGCGTTCCACAGCTTGGGCGACGTGCCGGCGATGTCGGCGCAGGTCAGAAGATAAAGATGATCGAGGTGCTCGCGATCATTGACCTTGCCGGCAAAGCGATGGATCACTTCCGGATCGGCGATGTCCTGCTTCTGCGCCGTCACCGACATCAGCAGATGCTGGCGCACCAGCCATTCGACCAGCGCGGTGTCGGCACGCGACAACCCAATCGTGCTGCAGAAGATCCGCGCATCCTCGGCGCCGAGTTCGGAATGATCACCGCCACGGCCCTTGGCGATGTCGTGGAACAGGCCGGCCAACAGCAGCAGTTCCGGCTTGCGCAGGCGCGGCCAGACTTCGTGGGCAATGCTGAAGCGCTCGTCGACGATGCCCGAGGCGAAGCGCGCCAGGTTGCGCAGCACCGCCAGCGTGTGCTGGTCGACGGTGAAGACATGGAACAGGTCGAACTGCATGCGCCCGGAGACTTTCGCGAACGCCGGAATCCAGCGTCCGAGCACTCCAAGCCGCGCCATGCGCTCGAGAGCGTGAACCGGGTGCGGCCCACGCAGCAGCGCGATGAAGCGCTCGCGCAAGGCCGGCTCGGCCTGCTGGAAGGCCGGTACGCGTGACAGCGACTCGGCCAGTGCGCGCGCGGTCTGCGAGTGCAGGCCGCGGACGGCATCGTGCCCGGCCCACACTGCAAACAGTGAGAAGACATCGTAGGCATCGCGCGGCCACTGCGGATCGCGCGCGGCGAGGTAATCGCGGCGCAGTTCGAAGGCATGGTCGATGACGACCGGTGCGGTCTCGCCTTCGATCTGCTCTTCGAAACGCTGCAGCAAACGTTCACCGATGCGCAGCACCAGCGCGGCACTGCGGTAGAAGCCCTGCATCATCTGCTCGACAGCAAGCGTGTCGGCGTTGTCGACGTGCCCCAGCCGTTCCGCCAGCAGCTTCTGGTAATCGAATCGCAACCGCTCCTCGCGCTTGCCCGCGACCAGGTGCAGGCCGAAGCGCAGGCGCGACAGTGCGCGGCGTTCGCGCTCGAGCGTGGCCAGTTCGTCGGCGCCGAACTGGCCGATCGCGACGAGCGATTCCAAGTCGCCGGTACCGACGATCCGCAATGCCATCCAGCGCAGCGTCTGCACGTCGCGCAGGCCACCGGGGCCTTCCTTCAGGTTCGGCTCGAGGTTGTCGGCGGTGTCCTCGTAGCGGGCATGGCGCAGGCGCAGTTCCTCGCGCTTGGCGCCGAAGAACTCGCGCGCCGGCCACACCTGGTTCGGCGCCGTCGCCACCTGCAGGGCGTGCATGTCCTCGACCGTGGCGATCAGCGGACGTGCTTCCAGCATCGCGGTGAGCACGGTGATGTCGGCGGCGGCCTGCGTGCATTGCGCTGCCGAACGCACCGCGTGGCCGACCGGCAGGCCGGCATCCCAGAGCAATGCGACGAATGCGGCCAGCGCCTCGCCGTGGGCGAGTTGCGCGTCGGATTCTGCCAGCACCAGCAGGTCGATGTCCGACTGCGGGAACAGTTCGCCGCGGCCATAGCCGCCGACCGCGAACAGCGCCAGCGGCGCATCGACCGGCAGGCAGCTGGCCCACGCGGCGCGCACCTGGGTGTCGACCGCGCCGGTCCGCGCCTGCAG from Lysobacter arenosi encodes:
- the glnD gene encoding [protein-PII] uridylyltransferase, whose product is MTAPVADAGSTAGSAARPAAQETGDQALAIRNALAAVSAGLAQRFDSDPDADIDRLLQARTGAVDTQVRAAWASCLPVDAPLALFAVGGYGRGELFPQSDIDLLVLAESDAQLAHGEALAAFVALLWDAGLPVGHAVRSAAQCTQAAADITVLTAMLEARPLIATVEDMHALQVATAPNQVWPAREFFGAKREELRLRHARYEDTADNLEPNLKEGPGGLRDVQTLRWMALRIVGTGDLESLVAIGQFGADELATLERERRALSRLRFGLHLVAGKREERLRFDYQKLLAERLGHVDNADTLAVEQMMQGFYRSAALVLRIGERLLQRFEEQIEGETAPVVIDHAFELRRDYLAARDPQWPRDAYDVFSLFAVWAGHDAVRGLHSQTARALAESLSRVPAFQQAEPALRERFIALLRGPHPVHALERMARLGVLGRWIPAFAKVSGRMQFDLFHVFTVDQHTLAVLRNLARFASGIVDERFSIAHEVWPRLRKPELLLLAGLFHDIAKGRGGDHSELGAEDARIFCSTIGLSRADTALVEWLVRQHLLMSVTAQKQDIADPEVIHRFAGKVNDREHLDHLYLLTCADIAGTSPKLWNAWKDRLLADLYTATRLALRRGLEHPVAGIERASETRDAARAMLATLGFGDDDVDQLFERMPEIGFQRSRPDQIAWQAASLRGVATGETRVRARAVGEHAGALEVFVHCQDRDGLFAAIVATLDRLGLAIQQARVLDGPNAMIFDSFEVVPIDPRCPPGIDEVEQRLAAVLDGPLDRIKPTRRTQPRHLRHFRIAAQVGFDTLDDGRTMLSLVCTDRPGLLADVTQAIRSEGLRVHDARIATFGERAEDVFQLTSTQPDGRDGALDETQQEALRDALLACLEGDR